One window from the genome of Neospora caninum Liverpool complete genome, chromosome VI encodes:
- a CDS encoding 6-phosphogluconate dehydrogenase, decarboxylating, related yields the protein MSCDVGIYGLAVMGLGLSLNLASRGIRVSVCNRTSTKIDVALKRAKEENLGESIYGARTLNDFVDSLKTPRRIIMVIEAGAPVDALINHLLPKLDRGDCLVDAGNEFFELSEKREQRCASKGVLFMDVGLCAGEEGARSGPPLTPGGSQEAWSLMEPIFVQLAGKIDSSKNIPPPGALTVNDGERQNACVTHLGPCGAGHYVKMVHNGIMYGDMQLIAEAHQLLKYGFGLSNEELHDTYKKWNEGELHSYLIGITASIVRKKDSFTGAGCVIECDFLKVMQHAFLKNPNLENILLSEEISGTIQRYLPALQEVISLSLGKGTSHRDAPSVKTTLPLPAHSASYNYLASSCGLRLSMNLVQAQRDCFGAHHFKRTDREGKYHVDDWEA from the exons ATGTCGTGTGACGTTGGAATTTACGGTCTTGCAGTAATGGGCCTCGGCCTGTCTCTGAACCTCGCGAGTCGGGGCATAAGAGTCTCTGTGTGCAATCGTACTTCTACAAAGATAGACGTAGCGCTGAAaagggcgaaggaagagaatcTTGGAGAAAGTATTTATGGAGCGCGGACGCTGAACGACTTT GTAGACTCGCTGAAAACGCCGCGACGAATTATTATGGTTATCGAG GCAGGAGCTCCAGTCGATGCGCTCATCAACCACCTGCTCCCTAAGCTGGACAGAGGTGACTGCCTAGTGGATGCAGGAAATGAATTCTTTGAGCTGTCCGAAAAACGGGAACAGCGGTGTGCTTCAAAAGGCGTCCT GTTTATGGACGTTGGTCTGTgtgctggagaggaaggtgccCGCTCTGGACCTCCACTGACACCTGGTGGAAGCCAGGAGGCATGGAGCCTGATGGAGCCTATTTTCGTTCAGCTCGCAGGAAAGATTGACTCGTCAAAGAACATTCCTCCTCCAGGTGCTCTCACCGTCAATGACggggagaggcaaaacgcaTGCGTCACTCATCTAGGTCCATGCGGCGCTGGGCATTACGTCAAAATGGTCCACAACGGCATAATGTATGGCGATATGCAACTCATTGCAGAG GCCCACCAACTCCTCAAATACGGCTTCGGGCTGAGCAACGAAGAACTCCATGACACATATAAAAAGTGGAATGAAGGCGAACTTCATTCCTATCTCATTGGCATTACAGCCAGTATTGTCCGCAAGAAGGATAGCTTTACCGGAG CTGGTTGCGTGATCGAGTGTGACTTCCTGAAAGTCATGCAACACGCTTTCCTGAAGAACCCCAACTTGGAAAACATCCTCCTCTCTGAAGA GATAAGTGGCACGATCCAAAGATACCTGCCTGCATTGCAAGAAGTTATCAGCTTATCTTTGGGAAAAGGAACCTCCCATCGGGATGCACCGTCTGTCAAAACtacccttcctcttcccgcgcACTCTGCTTCGTACAACTACCTGGCCTCGAGTTGCGGCCTCCGCCTTTCAATGAATCTCGTCCAGGCTCAGCGTGATTGTTTTGGTGCCCATCACTTCAAGAGAACCGATCGAGAAGGAAAATATCATGTTGACGACTGGGAGGCTTAA